One Deinococcus sp. LM3 genomic region harbors:
- a CDS encoding excinuclease ABC subunit UvrA, whose amino-acid sequence MTDRAFIEVRGAREHNLKNVSLDIPKRQLTVFTGVSGSGKSSLVFDTLAAEAQRQLNETFTAFVQGFLPHYGQPDVDSVSHLNAPVVINQKRVGGGARSTVGTYTDIAAPLRVLFSRVGQPSAGPAFAYSFNTPQGMCPECEGIGRTTQLDLDRLLDRSLSLNGGAIQHPDFRPGKWLWKTYALSGLFDLDRPVQDYSEHDLHLLLHGRDLKVSLGEINMTYEGLVDRFGRMYLKKDAAAMSDRSRAVFEQFVTGGTCPVCGGARLNAAALESRIEGRNIAELSDLEATELLAFLRGLSDPAAARVAGHLAQRLSHLVEIGLGYLSLSRETASLSGGEGQRLKLVRHLGNSLTDMLYILDEPSVGLHARDVSRLTGLLGALRDKGNTVLVVEHDPDVILAADHVVDIGPGPGVRGGEVTFQGPVAALLQAPTLTGRHLGRPLPLKEQVRAPTGWLRVQGARRHNLRDVSVDIPTGVLTVVTGVAGSGKSTLIHDVFLPLHPDAVVVDQSRVTTNSRSAPATYTGIMDPIRRAFAKASGQSPALFSFNSEGSCPNCAGLGVVYTDLAFMEGLSTTCEVCEGQRFRPDVLRWQLRGQSISDVLNMTAETALAFFTEKPVRAVLQAMNDVGLGYLTLGQPLSTVSGGEAQRLKLATELHKRGSVYVMDEPTTGLHLSDIGLLLGIIDRLVDGGNSVILIEHQLDVIRQADWLIDLGPEGGRAGGEVLYSGPPAGLRGVERSVTARYL is encoded by the coding sequence ATGACAGACCGGGCATTCATAGAGGTGCGGGGCGCACGGGAACACAACCTGAAGAACGTCTCGCTGGACATTCCCAAGCGGCAACTGACGGTCTTTACCGGCGTGTCGGGTTCCGGCAAGTCGTCTCTGGTGTTCGACACGCTGGCCGCCGAGGCGCAGCGGCAGCTGAACGAGACCTTCACGGCGTTCGTGCAGGGCTTCCTGCCGCACTACGGACAGCCGGATGTGGACAGCGTGAGCCACCTGAACGCTCCGGTGGTCATCAACCAGAAGCGGGTGGGGGGCGGGGCGCGCTCGACGGTGGGCACGTACACGGACATCGCCGCGCCGCTGCGGGTGCTGTTCTCCCGCGTGGGGCAGCCGTCGGCGGGTCCGGCGTTCGCGTACTCGTTCAACACGCCGCAGGGCATGTGCCCGGAGTGCGAGGGCATCGGGCGCACCACGCAGCTTGACCTTGATCGCCTGCTGGACCGGAGCCTGTCCCTGAACGGCGGGGCGATCCAGCACCCGGATTTCAGGCCCGGTAAGTGGCTGTGGAAGACCTACGCGCTGAGTGGCCTGTTCGACCTGGACCGGCCCGTGCAGGACTACTCCGAGCACGACCTGCACCTGCTGCTGCACGGCCGGGACCTGAAGGTGTCGCTGGGCGAGATCAACATGACGTACGAGGGACTGGTGGACCGTTTCGGGCGGATGTACCTGAAGAAGGACGCGGCGGCCATGTCCGACCGGAGCCGCGCGGTGTTCGAGCAGTTCGTGACGGGCGGCACCTGCCCGGTCTGCGGTGGGGCGCGCCTGAACGCAGCGGCGCTGGAGTCGCGGATCGAGGGGCGGAACATCGCGGAACTCTCGGATCTGGAGGCCACCGAACTGCTGGCGTTCCTGCGGGGTCTGAGCGACCCGGCGGCGGCGCGCGTGGCGGGGCACCTCGCTCAGCGGCTGTCTCACCTCGTGGAGATCGGGCTGGGGTATCTGAGCCTGAGCCGCGAGACGGCCAGCCTGTCCGGCGGCGAGGGCCAGCGCCTGAAACTCGTGCGGCACCTGGGCAACAGCCTGACCGACATGCTGTACATCCTGGACGAGCCCAGCGTGGGCCTGCACGCGCGGGACGTGTCGCGCCTGACCGGGCTGCTGGGCGCGCTGCGCGACAAGGGCAACACGGTGCTGGTCGTGGAGCACGATCCGGACGTGATCCTGGCCGCCGATCACGTGGTGGACATCGGACCCGGGCCGGGCGTGCGTGGGGGCGAGGTGACGTTCCAGGGACCGGTCGCGGCGCTGCTGCAGGCCCCCACCCTGACCGGACGGCACCTGGGTCGCCCGCTGCCGCTGAAGGAGCAGGTGCGCGCCCCGACCGGGTGGCTGCGCGTGCAGGGCGCGCGGCGGCACAACCTGCGGGACGTGAGCGTGGACATTCCCACGGGCGTGCTGACGGTCGTGACGGGCGTGGCCGGATCAGGCAAGAGCACCCTGATTCACGACGTGTTCCTGCCGCTGCACCCGGACGCGGTCGTGGTGGACCAGTCACGCGTGACCACCAACAGCCGCTCGGCGCCCGCCACGTACACCGGCATCATGGACCCCATCCGCCGGGCGTTCGCGAAGGCCAGCGGCCAGAGCCCCGCGCTGTTCAGCTTCAACTCGGAAGGCAGCTGCCCGAACTGCGCCGGGCTGGGGGTCGTGTACACGGACCTCGCGTTCATGGAGGGCCTCTCGACGACCTGCGAGGTCTGCGAGGGCCAGCGCTTCCGCCCGGACGTGCTGCGCTGGCAGCTGCGGGGGCAGTCCATCAGCGACGTGCTAAACATGACCGCCGAGACGGCGCTGGCGTTCTTCACCGAGAAACCCGTCCGGGCGGTCCTGCAGGCCATGAACGACGTGGGGCTGGGGTACCTGACGCTGGGGCAACCGCTGAGCACCGTGTCGGGCGGCGAGGCGCAACGCCTGAAACTCGCCACCGAACTGCACAAGCGCGGCAGCGTGTACGTCATGGACGAACCCACCACGGGCCTGCACCTGAGCGATATCGGGCTGCTGCTGGGCATCATCGACCGGCTGGTGGACGGCGGCAACAGCGTCATCCTGATCGAGCATCAGCTGGACGTGATCCGGCAGGCCGACTGGCTGATCGACCTCGGCCCGGAAGGCGGACGCGCGGGCGGCGAGGTGCTGTACAGCGGTCCCCCGGCCGGACTGCGCGGCGTGGAGCGGTCCGTCACGGCGCGTTACCTCTGA
- a CDS encoding pyridoxal phosphate-dependent aminotransferase — protein sequence MSGPFQLSDRALSLKPSSTVAVTSRALELRRQGVDVISMSVGEPDFDTPAHVKAAAIAAIESGKTKYTAVNGIPELREAISAKFSRENGLSYAPDCVTVTSGGKQALFNAFMALLNPGDEVLIPAPYWVSYPEMVALTGAVPVAVPTTPESGFLLDPDELEARVTPRTRMIVLNSPGNPTGAVFTPEVLEAVAGVAQRHGLIIVTDEMYEHLVYDARQVSIGLYAPEHTLTINGASKAYAMTGWRIGYAGGPKGVIAAMNALQSQSTSNASSVSQYAALAALEGHEATARFIDMARGAYRERRDVIVDGLNALGLPTPTPQGAFYVMANTDRIHTDELEVARRILDDARVAVVPGTDFGAPGQVRLSYATDLNTIQEVLRRIGTLLT from the coding sequence ATGAGTGGCCCCTTCCAGCTGTCTGACCGTGCCCTGAGCCTCAAGCCGTCCTCGACGGTCGCCGTGACCAGCCGCGCGCTGGAACTGCGGCGTCAGGGCGTGGACGTGATCAGCATGAGCGTGGGCGAACCGGATTTCGACACGCCCGCGCATGTGAAGGCGGCGGCCATTGCAGCCATTGAATCTGGCAAGACGAAGTACACGGCCGTGAACGGCATTCCGGAGCTGCGCGAGGCGATCAGCGCGAAGTTTTCCCGAGAGAACGGTCTGAGCTACGCGCCGGACTGCGTGACGGTCACGAGTGGCGGGAAGCAGGCGCTGTTCAACGCATTCATGGCGCTGCTGAATCCGGGTGACGAGGTGCTGATTCCCGCGCCGTACTGGGTGAGTTACCCGGAGATGGTGGCCCTGACGGGCGCGGTGCCGGTGGCCGTGCCGACCACGCCGGAGTCGGGGTTCCTGCTCGATCCCGACGAGCTGGAGGCGCGCGTGACGCCCCGGACGCGGATGATCGTGCTGAACAGCCCCGGCAACCCCACGGGCGCGGTGTTCACGCCGGAGGTGCTGGAGGCGGTGGCGGGCGTGGCGCAGCGGCATGGCCTGATCATCGTGACCGACGAGATGTACGAGCATCTGGTGTACGACGCCCGGCAGGTCAGCATTGGCCTGTACGCGCCGGAGCACACGCTGACCATCAACGGGGCCAGCAAGGCGTACGCCATGACCGGCTGGCGTATCGGGTACGCGGGCGGACCGAAGGGCGTGATCGCCGCCATGAACGCCCTGCAATCCCAGAGCACCAGCAACGCCAGCAGCGTCTCGCAGTACGCGGCGCTGGCCGCCCTGGAGGGGCACGAGGCGACGGCGCGCTTTATCGACATGGCGCGCGGGGCGTACCGCGAGCGGCGCGACGTGATCGTCGACGGCCTGAACGCCCTGGGACTGCCCACCCCCACCCCGCAGGGCGCGTTCTACGTGATGGCGAACACGGACCGCATCCACACCGACGAACTGGAAGTCGCGCGCCGCATCCTGGACGACGCGCGCGTGGCGGTCGTGCCGGGCACGGATTTCGGCGCGCCGGGACAGGTGCGCCTGAGTTACGCGACCGACCTGAATACCATCCAGGAGGTGCTGCGCCGCATCGGCACCCTGTTGACATGA